The following coding sequences lie in one Microvirga sp. 17 mud 1-3 genomic window:
- a CDS encoding nucleoside deaminase: protein MSDIKSEDQRFLARAIALSRDHMNNGAGGPFGAVVVRDGKVLGEGWNQVTSAKDPTAHAEVVAIRRACEAVGDFSLQGATIYTSCEPCPMCLASAYWARVSRIVYANTREDAAEIGFDDSLIYEEIPKPASERIIAMDHVPSLEARAVFDAWAEKPDKVTY from the coding sequence ATGAGCGATATCAAGAGTGAAGATCAGCGTTTCCTGGCCCGCGCCATCGCGCTGTCCCGGGACCACATGAACAATGGGGCTGGCGGCCCGTTCGGGGCCGTGGTGGTGCGTGACGGCAAGGTTCTGGGCGAGGGCTGGAACCAAGTTACGTCCGCGAAGGATCCGACCGCCCACGCGGAGGTGGTGGCCATCCGCCGCGCTTGCGAGGCAGTGGGCGATTTCTCGCTCCAGGGCGCGACCATCTATACCAGCTGCGAGCCGTGCCCCATGTGCCTGGCCTCGGCCTATTGGGCGCGGGTCTCGCGCATCGTCTATGCCAATACCCGCGAGGATGCGGCCGAGATCGGTTTCGACGACAGCCTCATCTACGAGGAGATCCCGAAGCCCGCCTCCGAGCGGATCATCGCCATGGACCACGTGCCCAGCCTGGAGGCGAGGGCGGTGTTCGATGCCTGGGCCGAAAAGCCCGACAAGGTCACCTATTAG
- the xdhC gene encoding xanthine dehydrogenase accessory protein XdhC — translation MNTWRRLVDFVSVHGTAALVSVHEVKGSAPRETDAHMVVRPDGGFSGTIGGGHLEMKMLAVAQEMLGEGRGPARVLDQALGPDLGQCCGGRVKILVETFDRRDMADLEALAQAETAGGLFTTECRFDEAGRVRREVSSAVGDDSWTRWRETHGEERTPVLLFGAGHVGRALVLALAPLPFAVRWLDPRQDAFPAHIPAHAVPVLLKDPQAEIAAAPANAFILVMTHDHPLDMAITAAALSRGFPYVGLIGSATKRARFEKRFRELGLGEERLHDLVCPIGLPGITGKDPAVIAASVTAQLLQARERVAGTVVSGTSPVIPGRAEREPGTHNH, via the coding sequence GTGAACACCTGGCGCCGTCTGGTCGATTTCGTGAGCGTGCATGGCACGGCGGCCCTGGTCAGCGTCCACGAGGTGAAGGGCTCCGCGCCGCGGGAAACGGATGCGCATATGGTCGTGCGCCCTGACGGCGGCTTTTCGGGCACCATCGGCGGCGGCCATCTCGAGATGAAGATGCTCGCCGTCGCGCAGGAGATGCTGGGCGAGGGGCGCGGGCCGGCGCGGGTCCTGGACCAGGCCCTCGGCCCGGATCTCGGCCAGTGCTGCGGCGGGCGGGTGAAGATCCTCGTCGAGACCTTCGACCGGCGGGACATGGCGGATCTCGAAGCCCTGGCGCAGGCGGAGACCGCGGGCGGATTGTTCACGACGGAATGCCGTTTCGACGAGGCGGGCCGCGTCCGGCGCGAGGTCTCGTCGGCGGTCGGCGACGATTCCTGGACCCGGTGGCGCGAGACCCATGGAGAGGAGCGCACACCTGTTCTCCTCTTCGGCGCGGGCCACGTGGGGCGGGCGCTCGTCCTGGCCCTGGCGCCGCTTCCCTTCGCGGTCCGCTGGCTCGATCCGCGTCAGGACGCTTTTCCGGCCCACATTCCGGCCCATGCCGTACCGGTCCTTCTGAAGGACCCGCAGGCGGAGATCGCCGCGGCGCCAGCCAATGCCTTCATCCTGGTCATGACCCACGACCATCCCCTCGACATGGCGATCACGGCCGCGGCCCTAAGCCGGGGCTTTCCCTATGTGGGCCTCATCGGCAGCGCCACGAAGCGGGCACGGTTCGAGAAGCGTTTCCGGGAACTCGGCCTTGGGGAGGAGCGCCTGCACGATCTCGTCTGCCCCATCGGGCTGCCCGGCATCACCGGCAAAGACCCCGCCGTGATCGCCGCCTCGGTGACCGCCCAGCTCCTCCAGGCGCGTGAGAGGGTCGCGGGCACGGTCGTTTCGGGGACATCTCCCGTCATTCCGGGGCGAGCAGAGCGAGAGCCCGGAACCCATAATCACTGA
- a CDS encoding VOC family protein produces the protein MEYLHTMVRVSNLEQSLDFFCNKFGLVEVRRMDNEKGRYTLVFLAAPADVEKAKESRAPLLELTYNWDEHEYSGGRNFGHLAYRVDDIYATCQKLMDAGVTINRPPRDGNMAFIRTPDNISIELLQRGEPKPPQEPWASMPNTGTW, from the coding sequence ATGGAGTACCTGCACACGATGGTTCGCGTGTCGAACCTCGAGCAATCCCTGGACTTCTTCTGCAACAAGTTCGGCCTCGTCGAGGTCCGCCGGATGGATAACGAGAAAGGGCGCTATACCCTGGTCTTCCTGGCGGCTCCTGCCGATGTCGAGAAGGCCAAGGAATCCCGGGCGCCCCTGCTGGAGCTCACCTACAACTGGGACGAGCATGAATATTCGGGCGGCCGCAATTTCGGCCATCTCGCCTATCGGGTGGACGATATCTACGCCACCTGCCAGAAGCTGATGGATGCAGGCGTGACCATCAACAGGCCGCCCCGCGACGGCAACATGGCCTTCATCCGGACCCCCGACAACATCTCCATCGAGCTGCTCCAGCGTGGGGAACCCAAGCCGCCGCAGGAGCCCTGGGCTTCCATGCCCAATACGGGCACCTGGTAG
- a CDS encoding urease accessory protein UreE, protein MPRATTLVRKPAVKSDRVVDTIVLDQAARSRRHAHLKAEAGTEIHLDLDMETVINDGDALRLEDGRLVQVKAAAEDLLEVRAENPLRLMRLAWHLGSQHGLAEITADALYVENTPALAELARGQGCVATPVKRAFRPEQSAHHCDHDHHHHHGHDHHDHGHAHDHHGHEHKHEHAHHEHGPGCGCGHHHHDHGHKHDH, encoded by the coding sequence ATGCCGCGCGCCACCACCCTCGTCCGCAAGCCTGCCGTGAAGTCCGACCGGGTCGTCGACACGATCGTCCTGGACCAAGCGGCCCGCAGCCGCCGCCATGCGCATCTGAAGGCCGAGGCCGGCACCGAGATCCATCTCGACCTCGACATGGAGACGGTGATCAACGACGGGGACGCCCTGCGGCTCGAGGACGGCCGCCTCGTGCAGGTGAAGGCCGCTGCCGAGGACCTTCTCGAGGTGCGGGCCGAGAATCCCTTGCGCCTTATGCGCCTCGCCTGGCATCTCGGCAGTCAGCACGGCCTTGCGGAGATCACGGCAGATGCCCTCTATGTGGAGAACACCCCGGCCCTGGCCGAGCTCGCCCGCGGGCAGGGCTGCGTCGCGACCCCGGTGAAGCGCGCCTTCCGGCCGGAACAGAGCGCCCACCATTGCGACCACGACCACCATCATCACCATGGTCATGACCATCATGATCATGGGCACGCCCATGATCATCACGGCCACGAACATAAGCATGAGCATGCTCATCACGAGCATGGTCCCGGCTGCGGATGTGGCCACCATCACCACGACCATGGCCACAAGCACGATCACTGA
- the xdhB gene encoding xanthine dehydrogenase molybdopterin binding subunit, protein MGERLKTSATDSPPPCGEGQGGGVGAELSERGAHTLTSNSSPQGGGEQAEPLRHVHRPLPHDSGFKHVQGLAQYIDDIREPDGTLHIAIGQSPKARGRLVSLDLTQVFAQAGVVTVLTAKDVPGKNDVSPAFGDDPLFVESEVSFHGQALFAVVATTREAARRAVRHAVVEIEAEAPSITVEDALERGETVLPDYAFGRGDAEAAIAQAEHRLEGQFRVGGQEHFYLEGQVALAVPGEDGDVHVYSSTQHPTEVQHVVARVLDLPDAYVTCETRRMGGGFGGKESQATQWAVTAALAARVTGRPCKLRLDRDDDFVLTGKRHDFRCDWQVGFDHDGRIAGYAVDLLARCGYSADLSGGVVDRAMFHADNAYWMPAARIASRRLKTNTVSNTAFRGFGGPQGMLAVEHVMDQIAWATGRDPLDVRYANFYAPGRNLTPYGMEVEETDTLVELVRQLEETSAYRARREEIAAFNASSPIMKRGIALTPVKFGISFTLTHLNQAGALVHVYQDGSVHLNHGGTEMGQGLYVKVAQVVAEEFGIAMERVRITATTTAKVPNTSPTAASSGSDLNGMAARIAAGAIRQRMAAHAAELYGVPVEQVEFRDDRVFAGNESLTFTELAKKCVLARVALSEAGHYKTPKITWDREKATGRPFFYFAYGAACSEVVVDTLTGENRLLRADILHDVGRSLNPAIDIGQIEGGFVQGMGWMTTEELVFDREGRLLTHAPSTYKIPVASDVPADFRVALHPNANPEETVYRSKAVGEPPIMLANSVFCALADAVHALDPSRPVPLDAPATPEAILRACEALRGRALG, encoded by the coding sequence ATGGGTGAAAGATTGAAAACGAGCGCGACGGATTCCCCTCCCCCTTGTGGGGAGGGTCAGGGTGGGGGTGTCGGCGCTGAACTCTCAGAACGTGGCGCTCACACCCTCACCTCCAACTCCTCCCCACAAGGGGGAGGAGAGCAGGCCGAGCCTCTCCGCCACGTCCATCGGCCGCTGCCGCACGATTCCGGTTTCAAGCATGTCCAGGGCCTCGCCCAATATATCGACGACATCCGCGAGCCGGACGGGACGCTGCACATCGCCATCGGCCAGTCGCCGAAGGCGCGGGGGCGGCTCGTGTCGCTGGACCTGACGCAGGTCTTCGCGCAGGCAGGTGTCGTGACGGTCCTGACCGCGAAGGACGTGCCGGGCAAGAACGATGTCTCGCCCGCCTTCGGGGACGATCCGCTCTTCGTCGAAAGCGAAGTCAGCTTCCACGGCCAGGCCCTCTTTGCGGTCGTCGCCACGACCCGCGAGGCGGCGCGCCGTGCCGTGCGCCATGCCGTGGTGGAGATCGAGGCCGAGGCGCCGAGCATCACGGTCGAGGATGCGCTTGAGCGCGGCGAGACGGTACTGCCGGATTATGCTTTTGGCCGGGGCGATGCTGAGGCCGCCATCGCGCAGGCGGAGCATCGCCTGGAAGGGCAGTTCCGCGTCGGTGGGCAGGAGCATTTCTACCTCGAAGGCCAGGTGGCGCTCGCCGTGCCCGGAGAGGACGGTGACGTCCACGTCTATTCCTCCACGCAGCATCCGACAGAGGTACAGCACGTGGTTGCCCGCGTGCTCGACCTGCCGGACGCTTACGTGACCTGCGAGACACGCCGCATGGGCGGCGGTTTCGGCGGCAAGGAGAGCCAGGCGACGCAATGGGCCGTCACGGCAGCGCTCGCCGCGCGGGTCACTGGCCGCCCGTGCAAGCTACGGCTCGACCGGGACGACGATTTCGTCCTCACGGGCAAGCGGCACGATTTCCGCTGCGACTGGCAGGTTGGTTTCGACCATGACGGCCGCATCGCCGGCTATGCGGTCGATCTCCTGGCGCGCTGCGGCTATTCGGCGGACCTGTCCGGCGGTGTCGTCGACCGTGCCATGTTCCATGCGGACAATGCCTATTGGATGCCCGCCGCGCGGATCGCCTCCAGGCGGCTCAAGACCAACACGGTCTCGAACACGGCCTTCCGCGGCTTCGGCGGTCCGCAGGGCATGCTCGCCGTCGAGCATGTGATGGACCAGATCGCCTGGGCGACGGGGCGTGACCCTCTCGATGTGCGCTACGCCAATTTCTACGCGCCGGGCCGCAACCTCACGCCCTATGGCATGGAGGTGGAGGAAACCGACACGCTCGTGGAGCTGGTGCGCCAGTTGGAGGAGACCTCCGCTTACCGTGCACGACGCGAAGAGATTGCAGCCTTCAACGCTTCCTCACCGATCATGAAGCGCGGCATCGCGCTCACGCCCGTAAAATTCGGCATCAGCTTCACGCTCACCCATCTCAACCAGGCAGGCGCGCTGGTGCATGTCTATCAGGACGGCTCCGTTCACCTGAATCACGGCGGCACCGAGATGGGGCAGGGGCTCTACGTCAAGGTCGCGCAGGTGGTCGCCGAGGAATTCGGCATCGCGATGGAGCGGGTGCGCATCACGGCCACGACGACCGCGAAGGTGCCCAACACCTCGCCCACAGCCGCGTCCTCGGGCTCCGACCTTAACGGCATGGCGGCACGCATCGCGGCGGGCGCGATCCGGCAGCGCATGGCGGCCCATGCGGCGGAGCTTTACGGTGTACCCGTGGAGCAGGTGGAGTTCCGGGACGACCGGGTCTTCGCCGGCAACGAGAGCCTCACCTTCACGGAGCTCGCCAAGAAATGCGTGCTCGCCCGCGTGGCGCTCTCCGAGGCGGGTCATTACAAGACGCCGAAGATCACCTGGGATCGGGAAAAGGCCACTGGCCGGCCGTTCTTCTACTTCGCCTATGGAGCGGCGTGCTCCGAGGTCGTCGTCGATACGCTGACGGGCGAGAACCGGCTTCTGCGGGCTGACATCCTCCACGACGTGGGCCGCTCCCTCAACCCGGCCATCGACATCGGCCAGATCGAGGGCGGCTTCGTGCAGGGCATGGGGTGGATGACCACCGAGGAGCTGGTCTTCGACCGGGAGGGGCGCCTGCTCACCCACGCGCCGTCCACCTACAAGATCCCGGTTGCCTCCGACGTGCCGGCCGATTTCCGCGTGGCGCTCCATCCCAACGCGAACCCGGAGGAGACGGTCTACCGCTCGAAGGCGGTCGGCGAGCCGCCGATCATGCTGGCCAACAGCGTGTTCTGCGCCCTTGCGGACGCGGTCCACGCCCTCGATCCGTCACGGCCCGTTCCTCTCGATGCTCCCGCGACTCCGGAGGCGATCCTGCGCGCCTGCGAGGCCCTGCGGGGGAGGGCGTTGGGGTGA
- the xdhA gene encoding xanthine dehydrogenase small subunit, with translation MTREAIRFWRHGRPVEVADFHPRTTLLDYLRLQQRHVGTKEGCAEGDCGACTVALGRIRGGRVHYEPVNACILLLGQVDGAEVVTVEDLAAGRELHPVQAAMAEGHGSQCGFCTPGIVMSLFTLYHGAERPVTRESVNDVLAGNLCRCTGYRPIVDAALKACDGTPADAFAAEGARIAEGLAALSDTQDVFVGDETRFFAAPATEDSLAALYARHPDATLVAGNTDVGLWINKAMADLDRIIWLGRVAGLDRIEDDSELLAIGATVTHGAAHASLARIDPDLGELVRRFGSAQIRASGTVGGNIANGSPIGDLPPALIALGASLELRGRETIRVLPLEDFFIAYRRQDRAPGEFVRRVLVPKIRPNEAFRALKVSKRFDEDISAVMGAFRLTLDGRRIASARIAFGGMAGTPKRAAKTEQALVGISLDEPASWGDAMAALSSDYQPMTDHRASAAYRTTVARNLLFKALSEIASGETRATRIVGIREALEAAE, from the coding sequence GTGACACGAGAAGCGATCCGCTTTTGGCGGCATGGGCGGCCGGTCGAGGTTGCCGATTTCCACCCCCGCACCACGCTTCTGGACTATCTGAGACTGCAGCAGCGCCACGTCGGAACGAAAGAGGGCTGCGCCGAGGGGGATTGCGGCGCCTGCACGGTTGCGCTCGGCCGCATCCGCGGCGGGCGAGTGCATTACGAGCCGGTCAATGCCTGCATCTTGCTCTTGGGCCAGGTAGACGGCGCCGAGGTAGTGACCGTGGAGGATCTCGCGGCCGGCAGGGAGCTTCACCCCGTCCAGGCCGCGATGGCCGAGGGCCACGGCTCCCAATGCGGCTTCTGCACGCCTGGCATCGTCATGAGCCTCTTCACGCTCTACCACGGGGCAGAGCGCCCCGTGACCCGGGAGAGCGTCAACGATGTGCTCGCGGGCAATCTCTGCCGCTGCACCGGCTACCGTCCCATTGTCGATGCGGCCCTGAAGGCCTGCGACGGCACGCCCGCCGATGCCTTCGCGGCCGAGGGCGCGCGCATTGCCGAGGGGCTTGCGGCCCTGTCCGACACGCAGGACGTGTTCGTGGGTGATGAGACGCGTTTCTTCGCAGCTCCCGCCACGGAGGATTCGCTTGCGGCGCTCTATGCCCGCCATCCGGACGCGACGTTGGTCGCGGGCAACACTGATGTGGGCCTCTGGATCAACAAGGCGATGGCGGATCTCGATAGGATCATCTGGCTCGGTCGCGTGGCCGGGCTCGACCGGATCGAGGACGATTCCGAATTGCTCGCGATCGGCGCGACCGTGACCCATGGGGCCGCGCATGCGTCGCTCGCGCGCATCGATCCCGACCTCGGCGAGCTCGTGCGGCGCTTCGGCTCCGCGCAGATTCGCGCTTCGGGAACGGTCGGCGGCAACATCGCCAACGGGTCGCCCATCGGCGACCTTCCGCCGGCGCTGATCGCTCTCGGAGCGAGCCTCGAACTGCGTGGCCGCGAGACGATCCGCGTCCTTCCGCTCGAAGATTTCTTCATCGCCTATCGCCGGCAGGACCGGGCGCCCGGCGAATTCGTGCGCCGCGTGCTCGTGCCCAAGATCCGGCCGAACGAGGCCTTCCGCGCCCTCAAGGTCTCGAAAAGGTTCGACGAGGACATCTCGGCCGTCATGGGCGCCTTCCGCCTCACCCTCGACGGCCGCCGCATCGCATCCGCGCGCATTGCCTTCGGCGGCATGGCCGGCACGCCTAAGCGGGCTGCCAAGACCGAGCAAGCGCTTGTCGGAATCTCCCTCGACGAGCCCGCCTCCTGGGGCGACGCAATGGCGGCCCTGTCGAGCGACTACCAGCCGATGACCGACCACCGGGCCTCCGCGGCCTACCGCACGACGGTGGCTCGCAACCTCCTCTTCAAGGCCCTGAGCGAAATCGCCTCCGGCGAGACCCGCGCCACGCGGATCGTCGGCATTCGCGAGGCGCTCGAGGCGGCGGAGTAG